In the Alistipes provencensis genome, TGGATACTATATCAAAGATTTGTCGTATCTTTGCACCTGAAAGAGTTATTTGATAGTAAAACACCGCAAAACGCTGAAAATCGCACGGTTTCCTAGTCGTTACCATTACTTTTCAGATACTCCGTTAAATGTTTATTCATCAAACGGTTAGACGAAACCGTTCAGAATTTAAAATAAAAACACAACTTCAAAAGAAAAGGGCGCCACATGCAGGCCGCCCTTTTCTTTTGTTACCAATTTTATTGTTTAATACCGGAATATATTGGCCCGGCGGATATCGTCGGTAGACTTCGAGGCGAAGCCCAGCCACAGTGAACCGTTCTTCATTTTAATACCCTCGGCTTCCATATATCCCGTGGATGTGATGTCGGCTGTCGTGAGTGCCTGCATGTCGGCGATGGCTCCGACTTTCGTGCGGGGATAGACCTGCGCACCCTTCAGGTCGAGTAGTGTCACATAGGCTATGGAGGCCGTTTTTCCGTCGTTGTTGTTGCCGGTGCCCTCATAAAAGTAGATAATGCCGTTCGTGCAGTCGAATCCTTGGAAATCATAGTAACCCAGTTCGGAGGCCGTTTTTCCGGTGTTTATCGTGAATTGCCCGACGGGTGTGAGCTGATCCAGTTTGCGGGCCTTGACGATGCGTGTTTCCGCCGTTTTCTGTGTACCGTCCTCGCCGCCCCAGGTTACCGTCAGTGAGACGTCGGAAACGGGAAGCGCCAGCGCTTCGCTTAATTTGTAGATGTAAAAATCGCGGACACCCGTCGTTGAGGCCGTGATGGCCAGCAGGTCGCTGGGGACGTCGATGGCCGGATGCACGTTGCGTTTACCTTGGAGATAGAAGGTATCGCCGCTGTATTTGTCGAGCGTCTTGCCCGCTTCGTACTTGATACGCGAGATGGTCTGGCTTTGGCTGTAGCTGTTATCGTCGAGCTTGTTGCCGTTGCTGTTGATCCAGATGTAACGATCGGCTCCCTGCTCCTCGACGGCCATGTTGGTGCCGTGGCCGAACCAGCGCAGGGTCATGTAATCAGCCGGCGACTCGTTTGCCTCACCCCGGATCACATGGAGCTTGTGAGCATCCGACCCGGCGATCTGTATGTAGTAGAGCTCACCCTTCGAATCCACGTCAAAGCATTGCATAACAGCGTTCCGTACAAGTTGTACGCCCTTGCTGTAAACGATCTCTTCGGTCAGCCCTGCCGCCACTTTCTCGAAGATGACATCATTGGATACCGATACCGATGTCCGGGCATATACCCCGTTGGGGGCTGTTACCGTTACCGGTGCGTTACCGGTCCCGATTCCGGTAACGACGCCTTGTGCGTCGACACAGACCGCATTTTCATTGCCCGAGCTCCAAACGATGCCCAGCGGATTGGCCGCTTGGTCGTACCAGTCGGTTTGTGAAACTCCTCTCCCAGGGGTAATGACCTTGATGCGGAGCTGTTCCGAGCCGCTGACGCTGATGCCGACCGACGATTTCTCAAAGAGAATGCTCAGTACGTCGTTCTCCTCTCCGTCGTCGGAGCAGGAGGGAAATACGGCGGTCGTTGCCAGTAGGGACAGGCATGCCAGCAGGGGCATGATCCTCGATTTACGGTATATTCGTGTTGTGTTCATGATCGGTTGCTTATTTCTTTATCACTTTTATTTCGTCCAGCCACATGCGCTTCTCGATCGTGGCGATCGTAATCCGGCTTTCGGCGGTGGCGTTTTTGATGGTTACCGTGTGGTCGGTCCACGCGAAACGACCGTTGTTGTCACGTCCCGAATCGTCGTTGGTGAGGGTAATCTTCGTTGTCCCGTCTTCAAACGTTCCCCCCCCCGACAGACTAACCGTAAAATCCTTGCGGTCTTGGTTGCCGTAGATCGTGTAAACGCCGTCCACCGCCTTGGGTTCGGTGTAGGGGCAGGCCCGGAACGTCAGTACGATGTCTGCCGTTGCGGCTCCGAGTTTGGTCAGGTGCGGGAGTACGAGGCTTCCGGCGGCTGACCCGGTGCCGAACTTGAGGTGTCCGCAGACTTCGTAGATTTTTTTGCTGTTGGCTGTATCCCAGTCGCCGTCGCCCCAACGGGCTGCGAGGTAGTCATCATTGGCCTTGCCTATGGTGGCAAAGGTGTCGTCGGCATTTTTTGACGGCTCTCCGACGACTGTTGTGCCATCATTTGCGAAGACGCTGCCGGATATATTCATCGTGGCAGGGAGTTTCTGGGCTGCCGAAGAGGGGCAGACGCCGAATGCCGCGGCGATGGAATAGCCGCCCCACCAGAAGTCATCGAAATCCTTGTAGAGCAGGATCTCGCTGCCCAGCGTAGGCGTCGGGGAGGTTTTGCCTTCGCCGACGCCGAATTCGGAATCGGTGTAGATCCCTTCGCCGAGAATCTTCACACGGCAATAGTAGGTCTTGTCGGCTTGTAAGCCGCCGAAAACGAAACGGTTGTAGGGATAATTGGCATAAAAGCCTTGTCCTTTGATAGGTTCCTTGCACTCAACGGTGCGGATGGCATCGCCTGATGCCGTTTCGGCCAGTTCGAGGATGAATTTGCGCGGATATGTGTCGCCGCGGGGCCATTCGAACACCAGGAAGCCGCGTGAAGTCTCGTAAAGCGATACCTGCGGTGTGGGAATAGCTACCGGATCGAGCGTGCGGCAGGCGAGGAAGGCCGAATAGTCGGAATTGAATTCGGGTTTGGGCTGGCAGTTGGCCATTACACGGAACTTGTAGTCGGCGCTCGGGTTGAGCCCGTCGAACGTACATTGGTTGCCCGAAACAACTTCACTCTTCGCGGCAACGGATTCGTTGCTCGCTTCATAAAGTTCGGCGGTGTACGACGAGGCATCGTAATCCCGTTTCCATGTGAAGCTGAGCGATGACGGCGTTTGCTCGGTACAGTTCAGGTTCGTTGGGGTTTCGAGCTTGGAGGTAACCTCCACGGGTACCGCCTGTGAGACGTATACCCGGAAGTTGTCGATGAAGAACCTGTTGTTGCCGGCCTTGGTGCCGCTGATCTTGATGCGTGTCGCGCTGGTTGCGTCCGTAACCTTGAAGACGATGCTCTGCCATGTGCGTTTGGAATGGTCCTTCTCCAGCTGGGTCTCGGGCATCGAACCGGCGTTCTCAGCCGTAACTACGATGTCGTCCTGCTCGCCGTCCCAACGACAGTAGTCGAACTGAACGAAGATATTCTGCGGCTCGCTCAGTCCGAGGGCTTGGAAGTTCAGCGCCGGGGCCATGATCCAGCCTAGTGCCGATCCCGTGCCCATTTTGGGATAGCCCGGGTGTTCGTATACTTTCGACCCGGTCCATTCGGCAAGGCCGCGGTCGGCTGTGAACGCAGGGTTCATCCCGGCATTGAAAAAGTCTCCGCTGCCGTCCTGCCCCGCTGTTGCAACGGTCGTCGCCGGAGTGTCGGGAGTAACGTCCAGGCTTTGGTTGCCGGGGTACATGCCAGTTTTGTTGGCCACATAATCACCGCCCCAGATTAGCTTATCGAAGGTCATCTCGTAAATGATGTTCTCTGACGAAACGAAACTCCGGGTTTCCTGGATCACGGGCGTTTCCTGTGTGGAGAGCTTGATGGTTACGTTGATGTCGATATCGCCCATCGAACGCGGCGTGCCGCTCAGTGCCACGAGTACCTCGCCGTCGCCCTCCTGGAGTTTTTCACCCTCCACGGGTTCACACTTGATGCCGGGGGCGCCTTCGCCGTCGAGCTCTACCTCGACGTCCATCAGCTCGGTCCCCAGAGCCTTTTCATAGGGAATGGCGACATAGATGCCGGATATCTGCTCGCCTTCGAGCAGTGTGCCAAGCACATAGGCCTGTTTCATGGCGAAGATACCGTCGTCCTGATGAATGAAGACCTTCAGGTCGCGGCCCGCAGCGTGGATCAGGATTTCGCCCGTCCGCTTTTCACCCGTGTTCCGGTCGACGGTAACGTTTATATATTGGTAATTGTGTCCGTTGCCGACTCCTTGTGCAGGGTCTGTGTGAATCCAGTCGTCTTCGGTGGACAGATTCCAATTGCCGTCTGTACGGACCGTGAATGATTGGGTTGAAACGCTGTAAGCGAAATTGAGCTCGTCCGTATCCCGGGTCACGGAGACGTCAGGATCGTCTGAACAGCCGGGGGACAAGAGCACTGCCGCGACTAACGGCGCGAACAGAATAGACGCAAGTTTCATGTTTTTAAAGTTTTAAGGTCGGTAACAAGTTGGCACACCGCAACGGTTGTATCTGGCTGCGGGCGTCGCTGGTTTGTCGGATGGGTAAAACTTGCACAACAAAGGTAATTATTCTTTTTGTATAT is a window encoding:
- a CDS encoding Ig-like domain-containing protein translates to MNTTRIYRKSRIMPLLACLSLLATTAVFPSCSDDGEENDVLSILFEKSSVGISVSGSEQLRIKVITPGRGVSQTDWYDQAANPLGIVWSSGNENAVCVDAQGVVTGIGTGNAPVTVTAPNGVYARTSVSVSNDVIFEKVAAGLTEEIVYSKGVQLVRNAVMQCFDVDSKGELYYIQIAGSDAHKLHVIRGEANESPADYMTLRWFGHGTNMAVEEQGADRYIWINSNGNKLDDNSYSQSQTISRIKYEAGKTLDKYSGDTFYLQGKRNVHPAIDVPSDLLAITASTTGVRDFYIYKLSEALALPVSDVSLTVTWGGEDGTQKTAETRIVKARKLDQLTPVGQFTINTGKTASELGYYDFQGFDCTNGIIYFYEGTGNNNDGKTASIAYVTLLDLKGAQVYPRTKVGAIADMQALTTADITSTGYMEAEGIKMKNGSLWLGFASKSTDDIRRANIFRY
- a CDS encoding fibronectin type III domain-containing protein, with protein sequence MKLASILFAPLVAAVLLSPGCSDDPDVSVTRDTDELNFAYSVSTQSFTVRTDGNWNLSTEDDWIHTDPAQGVGNGHNYQYINVTVDRNTGEKRTGEILIHAAGRDLKVFIHQDDGIFAMKQAYVLGTLLEGEQISGIYVAIPYEKALGTELMDVEVELDGEGAPGIKCEPVEGEKLQEGDGEVLVALSGTPRSMGDIDINVTIKLSTQETPVIQETRSFVSSENIIYEMTFDKLIWGGDYVANKTGMYPGNQSLDVTPDTPATTVATAGQDGSGDFFNAGMNPAFTADRGLAEWTGSKVYEHPGYPKMGTGSALGWIMAPALNFQALGLSEPQNIFVQFDYCRWDGEQDDIVVTAENAGSMPETQLEKDHSKRTWQSIVFKVTDATSATRIKISGTKAGNNRFFIDNFRVYVSQAVPVEVTSKLETPTNLNCTEQTPSSLSFTWKRDYDASSYTAELYEASNESVAAKSEVVSGNQCTFDGLNPSADYKFRVMANCQPKPEFNSDYSAFLACRTLDPVAIPTPQVSLYETSRGFLVFEWPRGDTYPRKFILELAETASGDAIRTVECKEPIKGQGFYANYPYNRFVFGGLQADKTYYCRVKILGEGIYTDSEFGVGEGKTSPTPTLGSEILLYKDFDDFWWGGYSIAAAFGVCPSSAAQKLPATMNISGSVFANDGTTVVGEPSKNADDTFATIGKANDDYLAARWGDGDWDTANSKKIYEVCGHLKFGTGSAAGSLVLPHLTKLGAATADIVLTFRACPYTEPKAVDGVYTIYGNQDRKDFTVSLSGGGTFEDGTTKITLTNDDSGRDNNGRFAWTDHTVTIKNATAESRITIATIEKRMWLDEIKVIKK